The Rhizobium leguminosarum region GAGCACGCCGTGCGTGGCAAACAGCACCGCAAAGATCAGGCAGTCGCTCATCAGGTAGAGCCAGAAGCCGAGATTGGTGCTGTTTTCCGGATGATGGTCTTCCGTCAGGTAGAATTCAGGCTTTTCGGCCGTGTCGATGGTCTGATCGCTCATGGTCATTACACCTGCTCGGCAAGCAGCGCCGTGCGCTTGCCTTCCGTTTCGGTCACCTCTTCGGTGGGAATATAGAAGTCGCGCCGGTAGTTGAAGGTATGGCCGATCGCGACGACCAGCAGGCCGACGAAGGAGAGGACGACCAGCCACCACATATACCAGATCAGGCCGAAGGCGAGGGCGACGCTGATGCCTGAGAGGATGGCGCCGGTGCCGGTATTCTTCGGCATGTGGATCGGCCGGAAGCCTTCCAGCGGACGCCCATAACCACGGTTCTTCATGTCGTACCAGCTGTCATGGTCGTGGACGACGGGCGTGAAGGCAAAGTTGTAATCCGGCGGCGGCGAAGAGGTCGACCATTCCAGCGTGCGGCCGTCCCACGGATCGCCGCTGTCGTCGCGCAGTTCCTCGCGCTTCATGAAGCTGACGACGATCTGGATCAGGAAGGCGGCAATGCCAAGCGCGATCAGGCCGACGCCGAAGGCGGCGATGATGAACCAGATCTGCAGCGACGGGTCATCGAACTGGTTCATGCGGCGGGTGACGCCCATCAGGCCGAGCACATAGAGCGGCATGAAGGCGAACCAGAAGCCGATCTGCCAGAACCAGAAGCTCATCTTGCCCCAGAAGGGATCGAGCTTGAAGCCGAAGGCCTTCGGGAACCAGTAGTTCACGCCGGCGAACATGCCGAAGAGAACGCCGCCGATGATGACATTGTGGAAGTGGGCGATGAGGAACAGCGAATTGTGCAGCACGAAATCGGCCGGCGGCACGGCAAGCATGACGCCGGTCATGCCGCCGATGACGAAGGTCACCATAAAGCCGACCGTCCACAGCATCGGCACCTCAAAGCGGATGCGGCCACGATACATGGTGAACAGCCAGTTGAAGATCTTCGCCCCGGTCGGGATCGAGATGATCATCGTGGTGATGCCGAAGAAGGAGTTGACGGAAGCACCCGAGCCCATCGTGAAGAAGTGGTGCAGCCAGACGATGTAGGACAGGATCATGATCACGCAGGTCGCGTAGACCATCGAGGCGTAGCCGAAGAGGCGTTTTCCCGAGAAGGTGGCGACGACTTCCGAGAAGATGCCGAAGGCCGGCAGCACCAGAATGTAGACCTCCGGATGGCCCCAGATCCAGATGAGGTTGATGTACATCATCGGATTGCCGCCGAGGTCGTTGGTGAAGAAGTTCGTGCCGGCGTAGCGGTCGAGCGACAGCAGGGCGAGCGTTGCCGTCAGGATCGGGAAGGAGGCGACGATCAGCACGTTGGTGCAGAGCGCCGTCCAGGTGAAGACCGGCATCTTCATGAAGGTCATGCCGGGCGCGCGCATCTTGACGATGGTGGCGATCAGGTTGATGCCCGACAGCGTCGTTCCGACGCCGGCCACCTGCAGACCCCAGATGTAATAGTCGACGCCGACGCCCGGACTGTAGGCGGCGCCCGACAGCGGCGGATAGGCGAGCCAGCCGGTCTGGGCGAATTCGCCGATGAACAGCGACAGCATGATGATGATCGCGCCGGCGGTGGTCATCCAGAAGGAGAAGTTGTTGAGGAAGGGGAAGGAGACGTCGCGCGCGCCGATCTGCAGCGGCACCACGAAGTTCATCAAGCCGGTGACGAAGGGCATCGCCACGAAGAAGATCATGATGACGCCGTGGGCGGTGAACACCTGATCGTAATGGTGCGGCGGCAGATAGCCCTCCGAACCATTAAAGGCGATCGCCTGCTGCACACGCATCAGGATGGCGTCGGAGAAGCCGCGCAGCAGCATGATGACGGCGAGGATGACATACATGATGCCGATCTTCTTGTGATCGACGCTGCAGATCCAGTCGTTCCAGAGCGGACCCCAGAACTTGAAATAGCTGATGAGGCCAAGCACCGCGATGGCGCCGATGACGACGCCGATGAAGGTCACGACCAGGATCGGCTCGTGATAGGGGATGGCATCGAGGGTCAACCGGCCGAAGACGAACTTCAGGAGGTCAGGATTGGAAAACATGGAACAACCCGTTCATTATGTCTTGCGACGCAAAGCGCCAGGTTAATTGTTGTTGTTGATCTGCGCCGGCGCAGGATCGGCACTATCGCTCATGCCGGGCATGGAATGGCCGTCATGCTGCATGTCCATGCCGGGCATGTCGTGCTGCATGCTGTTGCCGTCGGTGGCCTTGGCCGGCTCGCTGCGGGCCGGAGCGCCGGTTGCCGGCACGGTGGCGGCAGGCGCGACAATGCCTTCGTCGGCATGACGATTGTCATATTGCAGCTTGTCGCGATTCTCCGCACTTTCCTTGCCGCCGCCGCCCTTCATGTCGATGTGCATCATCTCGTTCATGCACATCTTGCCGGGGGTGGCGCACATGTTGAGGATGGCGTTGTAGAGATCGGCATCGGCGCCGGCATAATAACGCACCGGTTCCTTCTCGCTCGGCTTCTCGAGCTTCAGATAGGCGTCGCGGTTGAGCATCGTGCCCT contains the following coding sequences:
- the cyoB gene encoding cytochrome o ubiquinol oxidase subunit I; translation: MFSNPDLLKFVFGRLTLDAIPYHEPILVVTFIGVVIGAIAVLGLISYFKFWGPLWNDWICSVDHKKIGIMYVILAVIMLLRGFSDAILMRVQQAIAFNGSEGYLPPHHYDQVFTAHGVIMIFFVAMPFVTGLMNFVVPLQIGARDVSFPFLNNFSFWMTTAGAIIIMLSLFIGEFAQTGWLAYPPLSGAAYSPGVGVDYYIWGLQVAGVGTTLSGINLIATIVKMRAPGMTFMKMPVFTWTALCTNVLIVASFPILTATLALLSLDRYAGTNFFTNDLGGNPMMYINLIWIWGHPEVYILVLPAFGIFSEVVATFSGKRLFGYASMVYATCVIMILSYIVWLHHFFTMGSGASVNSFFGITTMIISIPTGAKIFNWLFTMYRGRIRFEVPMLWTVGFMVTFVIGGMTGVMLAVPPADFVLHNSLFLIAHFHNVIIGGVLFGMFAGVNYWFPKAFGFKLDPFWGKMSFWFWQIGFWFAFMPLYVLGLMGVTRRMNQFDDPSLQIWFIIAAFGVGLIALGIAAFLIQIVVSFMKREELRDDSGDPWDGRTLEWSTSSPPPDYNFAFTPVVHDHDSWYDMKNRGYGRPLEGFRPIHMPKNTGTGAILSGISVALAFGLIWYMWWLVVLSFVGLLVVAIGHTFNYRRDFYIPTEEVTETEGKRTALLAEQV